Proteins found in one Mytilus edulis chromosome 2, xbMytEdul2.2, whole genome shotgun sequence genomic segment:
- the LOC139510821 gene encoding uncharacterized protein, translated as MEKRRLLLDVKVKRGADVGSDYQLITALIQLKLRATGKKVLSRKRFDIDKLEDIKVKRDFAIKLQNRYQVLENSVRDENETLDENCNEISDIYTKCSEECIGYKQKTKKKDWITHGTRSISEGSESKQGNLLTSVKEQEKRWAEHFSEILNRPSPKELPTIPEPSFELGISIEPPTISEIVAVVKTLKNGKTPGSDNLNAELTKTDPILAANTLQPIFHKIWKELIVPTEWDKAIDWVMRQTTADIPRGIRWRTFTILEDLDFADDIAMLSHTHQHIQEKSSRIEKYAGQIGLKINTKKTEVMSLNTNNPAPIIINGKSLPQTDTFTYL; from the exons ATGGAGAAGAGAAGATTATTATTAGATGTGAAAGTTAAGAGAGGAGCCGATGTAGGATCTGACTACCAACTGATAACAGCTCTCATCCAACTGAAACTCAGGGCAACTGGAAAGAAAGTTCTATCAAGGAAGCGTTTTGATATTGATAAACTGGAGGATATCAAGGTTAAAAGAGATTTTGCCATAAAGTTACAGAACAGATACCAGGTATTGGAAAACTCAGTAAGAGATGAAAATGAAACATTAGATGAGAATTGCAATGAGATATCAGATATATACACTAAATGTAGCGAGGAATGTATAGGCTATAagcaaaagacaaagaaaaaagaTTGGATCACACATGGAACAAGATCAATATCAGAAGGCAG TGAAAGCAAGCAGGGAAATTTACTAACATCAGTAAAGGAACAAGAAAAAAGATGGGCAGAACACTTCAGTGAAATTTTGAACAGACCATCTCCAAAAGAACTACCTACTATCCCAGAGCCTAGCTTTGAACTGGGAATAAGTATTGAACCACCCACCATATCTGAAATTGTAGCAGTAGTCAAAACTCTAAAGAACGGAAAAACTCCTGGTTCAGATAATCTGAATGCAGAACTGACAAAAACTGATCCCATCTTAGCAGCCAATACCCTCCAACCAATTTTCCATAAGATCTGGAAAGAACTTATAGTACCAACAGAATGGGATAAAG CCATTGACTGGGTGATGCGACAAACAACTGCAGATATCCCAAGAGGCATAAGATGGAGAACTTTCACCATTCTTGAAGATTTGGACTTTGCTGACGACATTGCCATGCTATCGCACACTCACCAACATATCCAGGAAAAGTCCAGTCGAATAGAAAAGTATGCAGGACAGATAGGTCTCAAAATAAACACTAAGAAAACTGAAGTAATGAGTCTAAACACTAACAACCCAGCACCAATTATAATAAACGGGAAATCATTACCACAGACCGATACCTTCACTTACCTATGA
- the LOC139510822 gene encoding craniofacial development protein 2-like, whose amino-acid sequence MNVGSESRKETTNRITETLNMAKTKTRTGIWNVRTMYAAGKLAQITSEMQRYKLHILGVSESRWTESGRMTTTSGSTVIYSGRDDNQHHEGVAIIIKKGIERTLLEWKPISSRIIMARFKGKQINITLFQWYAPTNAADEENKDVFYEQLQHKIDKTPNHDIRSSWET is encoded by the coding sequence ATGAATGTAGGTAGTGAAAGCCGAAAGGAAACTACAAACAGGATAACGGAGACCCTTAACATGGCAAAAACTAAAACGAGAACTGGTATTTGGAACGTCAGAACAATGTATGCAGCAGGAAAATTGGCTCAAATAACCTCAGAAATGCAGCGGTACAAATTACATATCTTAGGCGTTAGTGAGAGTAGATGGACAGAATCTGGCAGGATGACAACAACTTCAGGATCTACTGTAATATACTCTGGGCGAGATGATAACCAACATCATGAAGGAGTGGCAATAATCATCAAAAAGGGTATAGAAAGAACACTATTAGAATGGAAACCTATAAGCAGTCGAATTATTATGGCAAGATTCAAAGGAAAACAGATTAACATCACTTTATTTCAATGGTATGCTCCTACGAATGCAGCTGACGAAGAGAACAAAGATGTATTTTACGAACAATTACaacataaaattgataaaacaccAAACCATGACATAAGGTCATCATGGGAGACATGA
- the LOC139512035 gene encoding uncharacterized protein has product MREQSIFLCLMFKLLVSILVYYAYYQHFGLGQYKVQESNERLFTLTEFKNTSAPFLVDTSACKIPYIDPFDKSLKHMFRKGTVLKCAVVNDVVYSNGNTIFINWKAVNNSQLKNRMKYCKYEVIWRPYNKKRHHNFFMFKNESKEFVDRIDISNEFIRVKCYTGGGLDVYTNFFSFVHLKADVEDRCEKNAIKFANTRQEQLNVLMMGIDSIARNNMLRYMKATWKYLVNTHNAIDLLGYNKVADNTFPNIVPMTAGKFENELPRKESLRWPPMDNFNFIWNNYSAKGYRTFYAEDHPNIATFDWRKSGFNIPAGDYFNRPLSVAMEKNKKVWNSNHYCVHGRTETDIVLDYLKKYATMFQSKQHFSFTFFSRLTHDYLHETYKADKIYLKFFKDLFENDILKNTVVFFFSDHGMRFGRFRETFAGKLEERLPLMLIVFPSWFIKKYPEVHRNLQINARRLTTPFDIFATLEHILNFNGIEKKQVTKQRSMSLFNEIPENRTCDEAGILPHWCTCSKLTTLDIQNKTVIKIGHAFVSKINQNLRHSVDVCEKLYLKSIKYALLAIPSDKVMRYGKKYKYGDRNKSYIDYQITIQTKPGDAIIEGTLRFDEKRKTYDLVGDVSRINKYGDQSHCIEQNHLKKLCYCKIQQ; this is encoded by the coding sequence ATGAGGGAACAAAGCATTTTCCTTTGTTTAATGTTTAAACTTTTAGTTTCCATATTAGTGTATTATGCATATTACCAGCATTTTGGGTTAGGCCAATACAAGGTTCAAGAATCAAACGAACGATTATTTACTCTAACTGAATTTAAAAATACCAGTGCCCCCTTTTTAGTAGATACTTCAGCTTGCAAAATTCCGTATATTGACCCATTTGATAAATCATTGAAACACATGTTCAGAAAAGGAACAGTCTTAAAGTGTGCTGTCGTAAATGATGTAGTATACTCGAATGGAAATACAATATTCATAAATTGGAAAGCTGTTAATAACTCGCAACTGAAAAATAGAATGAAATACTgcaaatatgaagtcatttggaggCCATATAATAAAAAGCGTCACCACaattttttcatgtttaaaaacGAAAGTAAAGAATTCGTTGATCGTATTGATATATCAAATGAATTCATTCGTGTTAAATGCTACACTGGAGGTGGTCTAGACGTGTATACAAATTTCTTctcttttgttcatttaaaagCAGATGTTGAGGATCGATGTGAAAAAAATGCCATTAAGTTTGCAAACACACGACAAGAGCAGTTAAATGTTTTGATGATGGGTATTGATTCAATAGCTAGAAATAATATGCTACGCTATATGAAGGCAACTTGGAAATATTTAGTAAACACACACAATGCCATAGATTTACTTGGCTATAATAAAGTTGCTGATAACACTTTTCCAAATATAGTTCCGATGACAGcaggaaaatttgaaaatgaattacCACGGAAAGAATCATTAAGGTGGCCGCCAATGGACAACTTTAATTTCATATGGAACAATTATTCTGCAAAGGGGTATAGAACTTTCTATGCTGAAGATCATCCCAATATAGCAACCTTTGATTGGCGGAAATCAGGATTTAATATACCTGCAGGAGATTACTTCAATAGACCTTTAAGTGTTgctatggaaaaaaataaaaaggtttgGAATTCCAATCACTATTGTGTACATGGGAGAACAGAAACTGATATAGTTCTAGACTATTTAAAGAAATATGCTACGATGTTTCAGTCTAAGCAACATTTTTCCTTCACATTTTTTTCAAGGCTCACACATGATTATCTCCACGAAACATATAAAGCAGATAAAATTTACCTTAAGTTTTTCAAAGACTTGTTTGaaaatgatatcttaaaaaacacAGTTGTATTCTTTTTCAGTGATCATGGAATGCGTTTTGGTCGTTTTAGAGAAACATTTGCTGGAAAATTGGAAGAACGTCTTCCTTTAATGCTGATTGTTTTTCCTTCATGGTTCATTAAAAAGTATCCAGAAGTTCACAGAAATTTGCAGATCAATGCAAGAAGACTTACAACTCCTTTCGATATTTTTGCCACATtagaacatattttaaatttcaatggaATTGAGAAAAAGCAAGTGACAAAGCAACGATCAATGAGCTTATTTAATGAAATTCCCGAAAACAGAACTTGTGATGAAGCTGGTATCCTACCTCATTGGTGTACTTGTTCTAAACTCACAACATTAGATATTCAAAATAAgacagttatcaaaattggtcATGCTTTTGTATCTAAGATTAACCAAAATTTAAGGCATTCTGTTGACGTTTGTGAAAAATTGTACTTGAAATCTATAAAATATGCTCTGCTTGCAATACCATCCGATAAAGTTATGCGATAcggaaaaaagtataaatatggcGATCGCAATAAGTCTTATATTGATTATCAGATAACCATTCAAACAAAGCCAGGAGATGCTATCATTGAAGGGACGTTACGGTTTGAcgagaaaagaaaaacatatgaCTTAGTAGGTGATGTCAGTCGAATTAATAAGTACGGTGACCAGTCACACTGTATTGAGCAAAATCACCTTAAAAAACTTTGCTACTGTAAAATTCAACAGTGA